Proteins co-encoded in one Pyramidobacter porci genomic window:
- a CDS encoding CsgG/HfaB family protein: protein MKRMRTLCAAALLMSCVLLSPAAAVIRIGVDRFRSGAPGVSPDVADALTEMFITELSNSGSFQVYERTALEKVAREQRLSMSGLVSEDTLVKVGRLAGVEWIITGAVTQFDEQQTGGVLPIHNFGLAVGSNVGTVTLDVRTIDTATGAITAALRKTGAASRAIAGAVYEGTVIGTTQYGGVGSQAAMKAVKRVVRELERRIGGVAYHVIKVTPQRALIDMGSAKGAAKGQLYGVYEEGEPIRAIDGSIIDAEKVYHALVKVVEVKPNYSLCAYVKGKGGPASIRVGDLLDEIDPGESARSLPVTAERLVPDAPAPVIAGSETPPEPTVPDAPLPPKSDKTGKISVPGQYADEGGPVFKDNPPVNVNNCTDDRLFTAYNMPANRLSNLRIIYRNGQRSYKAGQYRSAYSMFNRSARENSFDLLNTYWAGMSALKCGDKKNARKCFDAALAVNPNYQPAQKALKQLE, encoded by the coding sequence ATGAAAAGAATGAGAACTCTGTGCGCCGCCGCGCTTTTGATGTCGTGCGTCCTGCTCTCCCCCGCCGCGGCCGTGATCCGCATCGGCGTCGACCGCTTCAGATCGGGAGCGCCGGGCGTCTCGCCGGACGTCGCCGACGCGCTGACGGAAATGTTCATCACCGAACTTTCCAATTCCGGTTCGTTTCAGGTCTACGAACGCACCGCCCTCGAAAAAGTGGCCCGCGAGCAGCGTCTTTCCATGTCGGGACTGGTGTCCGAAGATACGCTCGTCAAAGTCGGCCGCCTCGCCGGCGTGGAATGGATCATCACCGGCGCCGTCACCCAGTTCGACGAGCAGCAGACCGGCGGCGTACTGCCCATCCACAACTTCGGTCTGGCCGTCGGCAGCAACGTCGGCACCGTCACGCTTGACGTCCGTACCATCGATACCGCCACCGGGGCCATTACCGCCGCCCTGCGCAAAACCGGAGCGGCCAGCCGCGCCATCGCCGGCGCCGTTTACGAAGGTACCGTGATCGGCACGACGCAGTACGGCGGCGTCGGTTCGCAGGCCGCCATGAAAGCCGTCAAGCGCGTTGTGCGCGAGCTGGAGCGCCGCATCGGCGGCGTCGCGTACCACGTCATCAAAGTCACGCCGCAGCGCGCTCTCATCGACATGGGTTCCGCCAAAGGCGCGGCCAAAGGGCAGCTCTACGGCGTCTACGAAGAGGGCGAACCGATCCGCGCCATCGACGGTTCCATCATCGACGCGGAGAAAGTCTATCACGCCCTCGTTAAAGTCGTTGAAGTCAAGCCGAACTACAGCCTCTGTGCCTACGTGAAGGGCAAGGGCGGCCCCGCTTCCATCCGCGTCGGCGACCTGCTCGACGAGATCGACCCCGGCGAGAGCGCGCGCAGTCTGCCCGTCACCGCCGAACGTCTCGTCCCCGACGCGCCCGCTCCCGTGATTGCCGGCAGCGAAACCCCGCCCGAACCGACGGTCCCCGACGCCCCCCTGCCTCCCAAAAGCGACAAGACCGGCAAGATCTCCGTACCGGGCCAATACGCCGACGAAGGCGGTCCCGTCTTCAAAGACAATCCGCCCGTAAATGTGAATAACTGCACGGATGACCGACTGTTCACTGCCTACAACATGCCGGCCAACCGTCTCTCGAACCTGCGCATCATCTACCGCAACGGGCAACGATCCTACAAGGCCGGCCAGTACCGCAGCGCTTACTCCATGTTCAACCGCAGCGCCCGCGAGAACAGCTTCGACCTGCTCAACACCTACTGGGCCGGCATGTCGGCGTTGAAGTGCGGCGACAAGAAGAACGCCCGCAAATGTTTCGACGCCGCCCTCGCTGTCAACCCTAATTACCAGCCCGCTCAGAAAGCTCTCAAACAACTCGAGTAA